In Dasypus novemcinctus isolate mDasNov1 chromosome 23, mDasNov1.1.hap2, whole genome shotgun sequence, the following proteins share a genomic window:
- the LOC101434323 gene encoding mastin-like, with amino-acid sequence MLRLLLLALPCLGGSVLAFPSQGPGSELVGIVGGRDAPTGQWPWQVSLRIFMAEHKRWVPWCGGSLIHPQWVLTTAHCAELEYLEAWAFRVQVGHVRLYKYDRLIKYIQHPKYNVHLSARGVVDIVLLELEAPVALSKFVTPVALPPASLSVPEMSCWVTGWGDINSNGPLPPPRNLQQVEVPIVSNERCRKEYQQVDLPITEDMLCAGAKGDAGTGADLLLSPQGNSGGPLVCDMKSTWLQVGVVSFGACCGLPNYPGVYTRVSSYVPWTQHGPLQP; translated from the exons ATGCTGCGGCTGCTgctcctggccctgccctgcctggggggCTCCGTCCTCGCCTTCCCGT cccagggcccagggtcTGAGCTGGTGGGCATCGTGGGGGGTCGGGATGCCCCCACCGGGCAGTGGCCCTGGCAGGTCAGCCTGAGGATCTTCATGGCAGAACACAAGCGGTGGGTGCCCTGGTGCGGGGGCTCCCTCATCCACCCCCAGTGGGTGCTGACCACAGCCCACTGTGCTGAGCT GGAATATTTGGAAGCTTGGGCCTTTAGGGTCCAAGTCGGGCATGTGAGGCTCTACAAGTATGACCGGCTGATAAAGTACATCCAGCACCCCAAGTACAATGTCCACCTGTCTGCCAGGGGGGTCGTAGATATTGTCCTGCTGGAGCTAGAGGCCCCCGTGGCGCTCTCCAAGTTTGTCACACCCGTCGCCCTCCCGCCTGCCTCTCTGAGTGTCCCTGAGATGTCCTGCTGGGTGACCGGCTGGGGGGACATCAACTCCAATG gtcccctgcctcccccccggAACCTGCAGCAGGTGGAAGTCCCCATCGTGAGCAATGAGCGCTGCAGGAAGGAGTACCAGCAGGTGGACCTCCCCATCACAGAGGACATGCTGTGTGCAGGCGCCAA GGGGGACGCGGGCACTGGGGCTGACCTGCTCCTCTCCCCACAGGGCAACTCGGGGGGCCCCCTGGTCTGTGATATGAAGAGCACCTGGCTCCAGGTGGGTGTGGTGAGCTTTGGGGCATGCTGTGGACTTCCCAACTACCCCGGAGTCTACACCCGAGTGTCGTCCTACGTGCCCTGGACCCAGCACGGCCCCCTGCAGCCCTGA